A stretch of the Tannerella serpentiformis genome encodes the following:
- a CDS encoding DUF6261 family protein, which translates to MDNVITYLNQEDLETLKLKDPVKVFTDKFNDFDKLIQPMRSSGLSKDLYELDDRRDRAMGRLSTHLRLFSDYPEADKAKAAKELLQIYRKYGSLPQNKPNREETALIKNLLQDFEPADIKAKLALIGADKWVSVLKEANDAFSVMYGRQVKHESMLDPGAVKEKRDAVYDEFKKLTNVINALATLGGEAAYKSIIDMINTEMKKAVLAERPETKKPSDPKQPKTPKEPKEPKQPKEPKQPEQPKDPKQPETPQPPKPGGEKPKPGGDGNPDITLPEE; encoded by the coding sequence TTGAAGGATCCAGTTAAGGTCTTCACTGACAAGTTCAACGATTTCGATAAGCTCATCCAGCCGATGCGTAGCAGTGGGCTGTCGAAAGATCTGTACGAACTCGACGATCGGCGTGACAGGGCCATGGGGCGGCTCTCTACACACCTGCGTCTCTTCTCCGATTATCCCGAAGCAGACAAGGCCAAGGCGGCTAAGGAGCTGCTTCAGATCTATCGTAAGTACGGGAGTTTGCCGCAGAACAAGCCGAATCGTGAAGAGACGGCCCTCATCAAAAACCTCCTGCAAGACTTTGAGCCGGCCGACATCAAAGCGAAGCTTGCCCTGATTGGCGCCGATAAGTGGGTCAGCGTGCTCAAGGAGGCGAACGACGCATTCAGCGTCATGTATGGCCGGCAGGTTAAGCACGAGTCCATGCTTGATCCGGGCGCCGTGAAAGAGAAACGCGACGCGGTGTACGACGAGTTCAAGAAGCTCACGAACGTCATCAACGCGCTGGCAACGCTCGGTGGCGAGGCGGCATACAAGTCGATCATTGACATGATCAATACCGAGATGAAGAAAGCCGTCCTGGCCGAGCGCCCGGAGACCAAGAAGCCGTCTGACCCTAAGCAGCCCAAGACTCCGAAGGAGCCTAAGGAGCCGAAACAACCCAAGGAACCGAAGCAACCTGAGCAGCCGAAGGATCCGAAGCAGCCGGAGACGCCTCAGCCGCCTAAACCGGGCGGTGAGAAACCAAAGCCGGGCGGCGACGGTAATCCCGACATTACGCTGCCCGAGGAATAA